In Gossypium arboreum isolate Shixiya-1 chromosome 3, ASM2569848v2, whole genome shotgun sequence, the sequence CAATCGATATCCTCGACTACGAGTATCGATCGGTTTCCAGTTGCGATCAGTACTCTTCGGAGATCAGAGTTTCTATGAATATGAGTGAGTTCCAAGTCGTCAATGTCGAAGTTGAGATAATTTGCCATCGCGGCGATCAAACTCGATTTACCGGTACCAGGAGGGCCATACAACAAATACCCTCGTTTCCATGCCTTCCCTACTCTCCTGTAATAATCTTTCCTCTTCACAAACCTCTCAAGGTCTTCCATTATCGTTGCTTTGAGTTCCGTATTCATTACCAGTATTCCGAAATTCGCAGGGTGATCGAGTTTGATCGGTTGCCATGTTTCAGCTCACCAACGTATCTTCTCATATGATCATTACCCAAAGTATGTAGCTTCAATGTCTTTTTCTCTTCCATTAAACGCTTTGATTCTTTCAACACGAAAGGCAAATACGGATCCAAAACCTTCTCCTTATGTTTCTTATGAAAACTAAGCACGAAAGATCGTTTTTCGGACCGAACATTCGAAGACTGACCTTGAAACACAACGTTTTTCGACTCAACTTGTCTTGTAACTTGTCTCCATTTGAACTTCACCCCTCAAAAACATCAACAGTTTCTTGGTTTTTGCTTTTTGGCCATGGAAACAACAATCTTAGTCTCCTTTTCACCCATGCTTACCTTATAAAGCTTCATGGAAGAACAGGTTTTGGTACCTAAATAGATTTCAGCAGCTTTATATATCTGATTTCTCGTTAAACGTACCGTCGAATTCTTCGATGATTAAAGTTGTCTGAAAGGAAAAAGTTTTGAAAAACATACTTATGTTGTTAAAGATATAAGCTTTAAGTTCATATGGTAATAGGTTACGAGCTACTGTTTGAATAACCATGGCTGAAGCAGCAAATGAAGCTGCTGTTGACATAACTGTTTGGGCTGAGGGCTTGTTGTTTTTGGCAAACATGTTTGGTGggtgttttcttcttcttcttggttTTGCCTCTGTCAATGGCTTTCTTGTAGCTGCCATGGATTTAAGATTTAAATGCAGATTGTGTGATGACAAAAACAAGAGTTTCGATTTTGGTAATAATTTTGTAGGAAGGCTGTCTTTCGATTCTCCCCAAGTTCATGCTTTTGTATGTATTTGGGGTTGAATAGATTTGAATACATTTGGCACTTGTCCTTCTCTTGCCAAATGCAAACAAATGAAATTCATGTTTGAATCCATTTTAGTTTCATGGAGTCACAGAATTTAGGTTAGATTCtggtttttattatttattatattcatttaatccttacaatttaatttctcataaatttatcaatttcattagttaatctaaataaaaataaaaacaaaatatttaaatttttttatttttgtagcaTATCAAAATGTGAGGTTTAGATGTGTTATCATGCTATTGATTATTAGTGCCATATCAtcatattttaagaattttagttAGTTTCCTAAGAAAAAATCAAGCTAACTTACGgttttcaaatttaattattagattGGTCCCTTAGTTaccaaataaatataaatattcccTAGAGTTAATATACAAAGTTTAATCTCTCCGACTAGAGTTGTCCATGAGCTGAGCTCTAACAAAATTGTAGACTCGATTAATATTCGAAAAATGGGTCTaaatttttgtccaagcccaacacggataaaaatgttaaaacctgGACCCgatccatattaaattttttaaataaaaaatttaaaaatataatacaccaaatgtactaaaaatattaaaataaatgtttcccatcaaattgaaaataaaaaaatattatttatatttaaataaaactaaGATAAGTACAacttaataagtaaatacatctaaaatagtagcaaaataaataataaaataattattatataatatccaaacattaataataaaataatagcaaaacagtgaaaaaaaacaaaaaaaaaaaacagcaacaTGAAAAAATAAACAACAAAACAACAGCTTATTTTAGTCACCcagattttgacttgattttatgTTTTCTATCCTGATACTACTCCAAACCCAATTCTAGAATTAGATGGAAACTCGACAATTTGTGTTATTTTGCCATCCCTATTCTAGTGCATTTTCAGATTGATAATTAACTTCAACCATATTTCATGCCCATGAAAgagtgtatgtatgtatgtatgtatgtatgtacctGCCTTGGAGATCCACATGATGGCATAAGAAGAATGAACAAAGTGCAAGCTATTAGGAGGAAAAAGTCTGCCATAGAAAGACCCAGCAACACCTGTAACGAAGCATTTGTTTTTGCCTTTCTCTATCTCCACTCTCTCGTAAAAGCAACGCAACAAGTGCTTAAAAATGGCGTTGAAATCATTACCAGGAAGATCATTCAAGAAAGCTTGTAAACATGGCGGTGGATGCTTCAACCTTCGGCATGTTTCGTCGATGAAGTCTATGATTTCAGAAACCACTAAAATGAGCATTGGGTCCAGCTGAGCAACCGAAATCTGCAAAGTTCAACCACTCTTTAGCACCAGGCAGCATTGCATTGTAAAGCTCTGTTATGTTTTACTCGTTCAACTCTAAATTTAATAGAAACCAATGTGGAAAAAAGATTGAAATGAAATACGAGATAGTGAAAGATAGTGAGAGAGAGagcgtatgtatatatataacttgATGAGAAGAACTGTTGCCGTAGCTATATTTTCCCACTCCACCATTCATGTGTAGAACTTTATCTCtagtttcttttcactttttgatTGTTTTAGATTTGATTTATTTTCATTGTATTTATAGACATTATTATCTACCTATATTTATTTGAACAATCTGCTGAGGGACATCAAACAATCCCGAGGATTTGAAAAAAGTCAGGAGGAAAAGAAAAATCCGCATTTAGGGTTCTTTTGGATGGCAAAAAGAGTTTGTTTTTCAAGGCAAAAAATCCCCCGTTGAAGGTAGAGGTTGTCTTTGGATCGTACTAGTGAGGTGAGATTCAATCAATTGACCATAGTTTTTTAACTGAGACTAAAGGGTCCGATAGAGTTCGCTTAGATGTGATATTAACACATTTTATAATCATAGACAgctcaagatagaagcaaaagAATGACTTGGTTTTTAATAACAAGGACGGAAAGGGTTTGGAGGCTTTGTTCCTTTGTAAAATGAGATCCATGTTCTGGATCAATGCCTTGGAAGGCCATGAATCGATTAAAGAAGCATGCTGGTGGATCTGTCCTCTCTTTTGTGACTTGGGTGCCTCGATTTCTCGGTACAGAGGTAGTATTTCTTGGACGACTCCTGCTTCGAATTCGTTTAAATTCCTCGTCTCGTGGCAAACCGGGACCGTCTGGCCGTGGAGATGTTTTAAGGTCTCTGGCCCTTTAGGTGTTCTATGCTCTAATAGTGCCGAACTCCATGCAATTTTCTATCTTTGCTTCTTCCCAATGGTCTCGATGCATGTCTTTAGTGATTGAGTCTGATTCAATATAAGAATGGTCGACCTTGGAAACTATGGAGGATCTTTTTCCATCGGTGACATTAACAGTATATCTGTTAATCATGTATAGCTGATTCCCTTGCTAAACTTGGTGTTAACAGGCCAGTCCTCTTTGTGGCTTGGTTGTAGCTTCTTGCACGTTTgtactttttccttttattaataaaatcaattttgcttagccaatatatatatatatatatatatatatataaaattttgtgaataaattttaaattgttcaacgttaaaataaaatttcaattatttttattattaaactaaaattCATTAATTgagtaattttattaaattaaatattgattagttttgtctattaatttttatatttacattgaattgaatttttttaagaATGAAATATTGGTCAACCCATATTTTTCCTTTAAAAGTTCTAAAATTaattattcaatatttttattgaaataaaatattgGTTAATTTTACTATCAATAAAATTCAAGTACTtattaaagtaaaattttaattgatttttattaaattaaaagtggactaaatttttgaaatttttaaattttttaaat encodes:
- the LOC108474937 gene encoding protein HYPER-SENSITIVITY-RELATED 4-like, coding for MKLYKFKWRQVTRQVESKNVVFQGQSSNVRSEKRSFVLSFHKKHKEKVLDPYLPFVLKESKRLMEEKKTLKLHTLAETWQPIKLDHPANFGILVMNTELKATIMEDLERFVKRKDYYRRVGKAWKRGYLLYGPPGTGKSSLIAAMANYLNFDIDDLELTHIHRNSDLRRVLIATGNRSILVVEDIDCGLELHDRQTEPQLGVAVKPNRTSQVTLSALLNFIDGLWSSCGEQRIIVFTTNHKDRLDPALLRPRRMDVHIHMSYCSPSGFDTLAVNYLGVNDHHPLMSITKELLAKTSVTPAEIGEQLLMNEDPEAALKGLIDFLQQKVKKKLKFESVINRK